In one window of Helianthus annuus cultivar XRQ/B chromosome 17, HanXRQr2.0-SUNRISE, whole genome shotgun sequence DNA:
- the LOC110924405 gene encoding calphotin-like, with protein MASSDSGVPNTIDPMAITSDDEIATDPEVYTSDTTSTNEDDFQPFALPVFGDDLPLADGPPGEDLPLVPIPVPLPFAAVPFEEQPLDALPDDDIDLLIEGPPEGDQDGGAPMEDEVPLADIPVVDPVVPMVEIPADDALVVPPVEAPAMEALPDPSVSYPPESASSTTIHAQDVQHYSADTDSDMAMSAAPVVFHDFYPEPEVEFIPVEPAPADPELGAAPEPVISPDPIPVDAPVVAPPVTDAPFIAPPAVEVPVVAPIPDPMLMFDDHAPFATHIDPRYADTRNGWIEDDDDYPPFVLPVTPPTAPIYAPVDVPLFCPHVSDTHRTDLPTTFLQDIPPPRPGEGPSTGLHGHMPPLTSVAFPYIPPFAPTAHTAFTSAAPAGKPFLWPSPNVMPLSDPYHPFHVGYTMDDILISLQLQKDALSRQI; from the coding sequence atggcatcTTCTGATAGTGGAGTGCCCAACACGATCGACCCTATGGCCATTACCTCGGATGACGAGATAGCcacggacccggaggtttatacCTCAGACACCACGAGCACCAATGAGGATGACTTTCAGCCTTTTGCCCTACCAGTATTCGGAGACGACTTGCCCTTAGCTGATGGTCCACCGGGAGAGGATCTACCTCTTGTCCCGATCCCTGTCCCTCTCCCATTTGCTGCAGTTCCCTTTGAGGAACAGCCTCTTGACGCGCTACCTGATGATGACATCGACCTACTTAtcgagggtcccccggagggagACCAGGATGGCGGGGCCCCGATGGAGGATGAAGTTCCTCTAGCTGATATCCCGGTTGTTGACCCCGTTGTTCCTATGGTTGAGATTCCTGCTGATGATGCCCTTGTTGTACCACCTGTCGAGGCTCCTGCTATGGAGGCCTTACCTGATCCGTCCGTTTCCTACCCGCCTGAGTCTGCATCATCTACCACTATTCACGCCCAGGACGTGCAGCACTACTCCGCAGACACCGATTCAGACATGGCGATGTCCGCTGCACCCGTTGTTTTCCATGACTTTTACCCAGAGCCTGAGGTCGAGTTTATACCTGTTGAGCCTGCTCCAGCTGATCCAGAGCTTGGAGCTGCACCAGAGCCTGTTATCTCTCCCGACCCTATTCCTGTTGATGCACCAGTCGTTGCACCACCCGTCACTGATGCACCCTTCATTGCACCACCAGCTGTTGAGGTCCCAGTTGTTGCACCTATACCTGACCCCATGCTGATGTTTGATGATCATGCACCCTTCGCTACACATATTGATCCGAGATATGCTGATACCCGTAACGGGTggattgaggatgatgatgactaTCCTCCATTTGTTCTACCCGTCACCCCACCTACTGCACCTATTTATGCACCAGTCGATGTTCCACTGTTCTGCCCACACGTATCTGACACTCACCGCACCGACTTACCCACTACTTttcttcaggatataccccctccccgtccaggggaaggaccTTCTACTGGCCTGCATGGTCACATGCCACCCTTGACATCAGTCGCTTTTCCATACATACCCCCGTTTGCACCGACTGCACACACGGCTTTTACTTCTGCTGCACCAGCGGGCAAGCCATTCTTGTGGCCCTCGCCAAATGTTATGCCCTTATCAGACCCATACCACCCATTCCATGTGGGATATACCATGGATGATATACTCATATCCTTGCAGTTACAGAAGGATGCGTTGAGTCGACAAATCTAG